The genomic segment CTGACGAAGAGCGCCGTCAACTTCGTCTGCATCCACACGATACTCTGCCAAAATGGAACTACACAATTGCGCCAAATCCCCGAGCAACAGCAATCTACTCATAGCCAAAATGTGAACTTATTTTTGCGCGGGCCCTAAGAAGATCAACGCGGGAATGGCGTCGCACCCTCGGGACCGAACCAGTCGTATTCCGCCGTTTTGCCCTGTAACCGCCAGCGTCCGGGCACTGTCATCTCCAGCCAGTCGAGCGGCTCACACAGCGGCTGCTGCCTGGCCGCATCGGCAAAGGCGCGTTTAAGTACCTCCTTCTGTTCGGCCCCGACCGCGCGCGGGTCTGCAGAAACGAACAGCGGCGTTCCGCTCCGGGCAACGAGGTCCAACCACCGGCTGCCGAGCGTCCAGGGAATCTGCGGCGTGATTGGCACGCAATCGGCGTCCACCGCGAAAAACGCTCCGTGCTGCGGAGCCCGGAAAGCGATCGTATTGACCCCCATTCTCCGCGTGCGGTTGAAGTCCTGCCCGCTGGTATCGTCACCGGTCCGCTGGAGCTCGAACACTCCGGCCGAGAGGTGGTTAAGAGTGTTGCATCCGATCACCAGGGACGAGCCGGCTGCCTCGCGGATGGCCTGGTAGAATTCGAGGACGATTTCCGCATTGGTCTTTCCCCGGTCCGCGAAATGCCAGCCGCCGTCGGTGATGTCGGCGTTCATCGATGATCCCCACCGCCCGAACAGATCGAAGGTGGAGTAGTCGTGTTTGATCATATCAAAGCCCCACCCGGCGAGGCGGCGGACGTCCTGCCGCACCAGGCCGAGCACTTCGGGTATAGTGGGGTCCAGGGGCAGCTTCGCGTTCGGCCGCGCGGCGCCGCCCGCGCGGCGCTGCTGCTGGTGCCACGAATCGGCAACCTGCGCCATGGTGTATAGCGGCCGCATCCAGATCCCCGGCCTCACGCCACCCTTGCGCATTTCCTCGGCCAGGCGCGGCATGTCAGGAAAGCCGTCGTTTCCGCGGTCCCATGGCCCGGCGGTGCGGTTCGGCTGCCATCCGTCGTCGATTACCATGAATGGCCGGTTCGGCAGCGAAGGAGCGAGTTCAGCCATCAAATCCGAATCGCGGAGCATGTCTTCCCGCGAACTGCGGCCGTATGCGTAATACCAGTTGTTGCCCCCATACACCGGCGCGGCAGGCAACCGCGGCGTCTCGCACAGATCGCGGCAGAACGCGCGCGCCACCTGAAACGGCCTTTCCCCGGCCGCGCCGTGGCGGGAACGAATCACCGCCGCGTCCAGACGCCGGGAACCGAGGTTTACGCCCGCTCCGCCGTTGCGCACATCAAGCCACAGCGAAATGCCGGAGGCGTCGGCCTGCCAGAAACACAATGCCGCGGCGCCCGTGCGAACTCCATAAGCGTGGGCCGCGTCCGTGCCGGCGGCAAGAAAATACCAGGGCAAAATCCGCTCGGGAATCAATCCGCGCCATTCCAGGTCGCCGTAGCTGCGTTCCCAGTGATCGCCGAGGATGCGAGTCCCTCCAGGCATCGGCGCGAGCCAGCGCAGCCGCACGCGCTGGAGCGCCACGCCGGGCGCCTCGATGGCAACGGCAAGTTCCGTCGCCGCGTCGGTCCCGCGCGGTCTCAACTCAACTACGACCGGGCCCGATATCCAGCGCCGACCCTGTCGCGCAAGCGGCAACGTCTGATCGTCAGTAAACGCCACTACCGAATCGGGCTCACGGAGGATCTCGGGGTAAGCAGAGGGCGCTGGCCGCGCACTGTTTTGTGCAGCTGCAAAAGGTGGCATGACGGCGCCGGCCGCGGCCGCGGCCGATATTTTCAACAGATCGCGACGATTCAGGTCGTGCATTGTGATCCCTCCCATCAAGCTGATCCATGGATCCACGATACTAAAGCCCGGCGAACCTCTCCACAATGGTCCCGCGTCAGGGGACATTTTCGTTCCATCCGGAAACCGGCGACGCTCACCTGACATCCCGTCCAAGTCCCACAATCCAGGGCGACCCGTAGACGCAAGACAGCTTCATGCACTGGCACCTTTGGCATCGCACGCACGGCTAAACCGGCGGGCCACGATGCACCCCACCACGAAAGCGGCCCCGAACATGCCTGCAGCAAGGAGGTATAGGGTGCCCAGTGCGTAGTTGTACAGTGGTGCCCCGATACGATCCTGCAGCATGAAGTTGAATGCAAATGCAGACCCGAGCCACAGCAGCGCAGGACCAGCGAGCGGCAGCGTCGCCACAGCAACGGCCACCGCCAACGTTGTGGGCCGCTGCCTCCTCGCATTGAGAAACACCGCAGAACCAAGAGCAACCAGCACCAGCGTCACGGCGGCCGGCCACCACGTCCATGCCGGCGGGGAAGAGATGACGTCCACACGTCCCATTCGGAGCACCGCATAAGTCAGGTGGGCGCAGCCAAAGACGCTTCCAACAATCAACGACGTGACGAGAATGCGAGCACTAGCGGCTTTTCTGAAGGCCAGCCAGAGAATCCCGAACGCACCCAGAAGACCGATCAACATCGGCGTCACACGATCGCCACCCGCGTAGACGACAAGGCCTAAGTCGAGCGCCTTCAATAGAACTCTCGCCGTTCCCGCATCCCGATTCGTCAGCCGGATAGTAAGCGGCCCGCCTGGGTGCTGGACCAGCAGATACTTGTCCGCTCCCACGTCAAGCATCTGCAGCCGCCCGTTATAAAAACCATCCCGTGCCGACACGCGCGAAACGCCCGGCACGTCGGCCACCTCGTAGCGCGCGCCGCCGTCGATCCGGATGGGAATGGCGCCGGGAGCAAGCGGAGCGAACTCGATCTGCCGGTCGCCGTCCTGCTCTCGGTCAACGATGATCTCGTAGGACGGGCTGCTGCCGAGCGCGAGGCGTGGATCGCCGAGCAGATGAAAAATAGGAAACCTCGAGGTCGCGAGCATCGCTGCGCGCGCCTGAAGTTGCACCACGCGGCCAATTGGAAATCCCGGCCACGTGCGGCGGAAAGGAAATCCTTCGTCCATCGCGCAACCGGGCATGGGACTATAGGAAAATCCGGCATATGCAGCCGCGCCGCGATCAACGAAGGCGAGCGCAATCGAGCGGTCTTGCCAAAGACGAAACGTATTGCAGCTGAATGCCGAGATCACAAGCGGCGGAAGAGGCGGAATATCAGCGCCGACAAAGAGCTGCCGCTCGTCGAACCGGAAATATTCTGCACCACCGTGGCCGTTGTAGGTTACATAGTCGGCGTCTCGGAGACTGCGCCCAAAAGTCTCGCGGCTTAAGAGTTCCGGCGGCAATTCCGCATGCCCGCCAATTCGCAGGGTCGGCAGTCCCGGCCTGCTTGCCATGGCTCCTTCTGCAACGATAACTCCGAGCGGGCCTCGCGGTGGCCGCCGCGTCCATAGCTCGCGGGCGCGCTCGACAGTCGATCCTGAGATGAACCCGAGCGCCAGGGTGCCGCGCTGTTGAACCGCGCGGCCGTAATCCACCAGCGCGCGGTCTGACAAGTGAGCCGGCGAGACAACCCAGATCAGGTAATCGGGTTCCAGTGCGCAGGCCTGGTCGATGCTTGGGACAAGGTCTGCCTTTTCGTTCCGGGCGATCTCTATACCCAGTTGGTAATACGGATCGGCCGGATCCGCAAGGACTACCAGCGGGCGGCGGGGCTGATCATGAACACCAAGCCCCGGTGCCGCCCAGAGGCAGACGAACGCAACGGTGGCAGCCGGGAAGATGTGTCGCGCGATCCGGATCATACTCATCGGATTGCCCATTTTGGAGAACTGTACGAAATCAGGGACGCCAAGAGTGTCTCGATCATATCGTCGTGCTCGACGAAACTCACCTGAGGCGAATTGTCCGGCGCTACATGAGCTACTATCACGGAGCGAGGGCGCACCTGGCATTGGAGAAGGACGCGCCGGAGCCTCATTCCGTACAGCCGCCAGAGAAGGGCAGGATGATCGAGATCCCGGAAGTCGGTGGTCCTCACCACCGATACGAGAGGCGCGCGGCCTGTTTCCCGTGGTCCTGTGCGGCGATCTCATAATTTCCGTGCTGCATGAGTCGATGCTCCCACGATGGGGTTCTAATCATCCCCAGACGATGCTGCAGACAAATCCTGCCCGCAAACGGAGGTTCGGGTGCCCTGGTGCCTGGCGCGCGGTTGGATTTTGCTGAGAGGGAGTCGGCACAAAGGACGGGGCGAGCCCCGGAACTCCATAAAAGCGGGCCGGCCGGAATTTTGGCGAAGCGCAGATACCGGAGTATCACGATTTGCTGCTCCTACTTAACCGCGGCGCGGCCGGATATCTTGGCATCCAGCCAAGCACCCTGGGAACCGAAACCGCCTCTCCCCTGGCCCGGTCCCTGAGGTTGTGCCGGGGCGGCGTCCCCTGCTGCGGTCGCGCGCAGGACCAGTCTCCTCACGCCGGCGATAGCCACATTTACTGGTTTGGGTGCCTCAGATTTTATCACGGCGCCGCTGTTCCAAAGTTCCTTGCCGTCGCCGAGAAGCACAAAACTGAGGGCGCCGTTGTAGCTGTCATCCACGCCTACCAGCGCGCTAAAAGTAGCGAAAACGCCCGCAACGTCGTACTCCACCTGGGCTCCACCGCGCGCCGTGATGCCCCCTTGATAGCGTTTGCCGCCGATCGTCAATCCGCCGCCTGGGCCGCCCCGTCCACCACCACGCCCGCCCGTGGCGGCGGGAATGGGATCCAGCGTGGACAGCAGGACTTCATTCGGCAACAGCGACTGAAGCGTGAACTTCAACTCCGATTTCTGGTGTCGCGGACCGACGCTGCCGTCATACCAGATCGCCTTCACTTCGGCCGTGTAGGTCCGGCCCGGATCCAGTCCGCGGAGCGGGAATGTGGTATTCCCTGAGTAGCCCAGCAACGTGCCGTCGAGATAGACCTGATACCCGGCATTGAGATAATACTGCGCACCCCAGCTCAGGTTGCCGCCATCCAAGCCCACCGGGTCGACGCGCAACCCGGTCGGGGCCTGGGTCGGATACCGATAGGCATCCGCCGGTTCAAAAACAATATTCCAGCTCGCTTCCGTCGTCGTCGGCGAGTCGATTCGAATGGTGGCCCAGCCTTGGTGATTTGTGATTCTCACTGAAAGCGGTCCTGCGGCCGTGCGCGCCGTCGCGGTTTTGACCGCGAAGTTCTTGTCGCGCGGAAAGGCGAAATTCAGTTCGTAGGGATCGTTTTTGATGACCTTACTCTTGCCGGTGAAGGAGTTTCCCGGTCCCGCCGCCAGGCTCTGCAAATCAATCCAACCTTGAGTGATGTGACGATTGGTGGAAATCAACTGGATTTGGCCGGAACTGGGCATGAGGGTCAGAACCTGGCAACTGGTGGTAGGAACGGTGAGCGCCATGCCGGCTTCCCATGCGCCCAGGTACTCCTTGTTCCAGAAGTCAAACACGTGAACCGGACCACTGTCCGGAATACCCAGTTCTTTCCAGTTCAGGTAGATCTGTTCAGGCTTGGCTTCGCCGAAATTGAACGCCCCAACGACATCATAATTGCGGCCGAGGTGGTTCACCTTCAGGTCCCAGATCCGTTTGTTCTGCCGCGAAGGGAAGAGATCGAGCGGCCGGATATCGACGGCTGGATAGACGCGCCGCAATAGTTCGACGCGATCTTCCGACAGATCCATGAGGCGGTCGCTGGACATGAGCGCCTGCCCGGTCAGCCCCTGCAAAGTAGCCCACACGCGCGCCTGATCCAGCGTCAGCGGCGGACGGAGGAGCATCGTGTCCGGGTCCGTGTACCAGGCGATGTTGTGCAAATAATAAGACTGCATGGTCGGACCGAGCGCGGTAAAGAAACCGCTCCAACTCAAAACAACGTCCCCCCCGGTGCGCGAACCATTCATGATTCCCATCCCTTCGAGCGGGAGGCCCCAGCAGCCCAGGAGATAGCGATTTGGCCCGATCGCGGAGCGGATCGAATCCAGGGTGTTTCTATAAAGCAGGTCGATCTCGCCCGGTGTCTTGATGAAGGCCTTGGCCCGGTTGAATTCGGTGACCACTGTGGGCTGTCCGTCGATCTTGAAGTATTCATAACCCCACTTCACCATCGTGGAGAACAGATCCTTCATGTATTTCTGGGTCTCCGGCGTCGACGGGTCAACCAGCCATTTTCCCTCCCAGGAATCGGAAACCGAGGTGCCGTCAGGCTTCAGCATGAAGACACCCGGATTTTTTTTGACCACATCTTCATTCGATTGCCCGTGAGGTGCGATCCAAATCCCGGGGGTCAGTCCCAACGACTTGATATAAGCCGCAAGCCCCGCCATGCCTTTCGGGAAGGCTTTGTCTACCCCGGTCCAGTCGCGCGATCCATGGCGGCCTTCCTTGGTTTCCGCCTGCCAGCCGTCGTCGATCTGCACGTATTTGGCGCCGTAGTCCTTCAGATTTTTCGCGATCCAATCCGCGTTGCGCTTGACTTCATTTTCGTTGATGTCCTGGTAGTAGTAGTACCAGGTGCATAGGCCGGATGGCGGCAAGGGGAATATGGTCTTGTCGATCGGCTTGAAGAACTTCACCCTCAAGCTATCGCGATAGTAGTTCTTCATGACCGATCCATCCTTCAGCGTCACCTCGTCCCTGGACGGGTCATAGATTCCGTCCGCGATGTCGGTCCTCACGTCACCGAGGGTCATGAGGAACAGGTCTTTGTTGTTGCCATCCCGAATCCGCGCCGGAATCGGATGCGGCCACGCTCGGGCGGGCTCCGCCTTGGCAGCAGGCTGGGCTTGTGCTGACGTTTGTTTGGGCATAGGAGTTTGCGCCCATTGGATTCCGCACGACAGAACCAGGATTGCAAAGACGCAGAGCAGAGACCTCATACTTGTTCCTCCGCAGCAATGAAAAGCACAGATTTAGTTATATTAACCCTACCGGCGCCACTCTATTCCAGGCCTTCTGCAGAATCAAGATTCTGAAAGCAGAAGCACGGACAGACTCAGCAGCCAGTTGCCGAGGTTTGTACGAAACTTGATTTCCGAGCGGTTTACCAGCTAGTTTCTGTCGCGAAACTCGCTGATTCCATCGAAAAGCCGAGCTTGCAGATTGAACCTGAACCTGGGCCTCGACGTGAACGTGAACGGTCTCATCCGAGTAAACTCTCCAGACATATCATGTAGTAGAACCCCATTTATCGGTGCATGTCTACTCCCAACCACCTCCAGGTCGACGTCCAGGTCGAAGTCCAAGTCGAGGACCGAGGGTTGAGCAATTTCGAGACGGCTGGGAGCCTGTCCCCTAAATAATGCCTGGCCCCACGCACGTCTCAGGTTAGAATTGCCGCACGTAGCAGTCATGAGGTCTCCAGGTAGGGGATACTACTCTGTCCGATCGAGAGCCTGTAAACATGAAGCTCATGAAGAAGATCTCTTGAGGGAGAACACCCCGTTTTTCGGTGAGGCAATCCTTATGAACCGTTCTGCGTGCGTTGTAGGAGTTCTGGCGATCGCGATTGCCCTGGCGGCCGTGGTCGTGACGTTCAACATGCGTCGGCTCCACGATCGGGGGCAGTCCCGACTCACGATCGGCCCGGCCACTATTCAGCAAGATGTCGCCCATGACATGTCGGGGCCGCTCGCGTCGCTGGCGAGTAAAGAACAAGATGGCGGCGGGAGCAACTCAGAGCCGTTCGAAGCCCACAGTTCAAACCTTGAGGTTCCGCCGGGCGCCCTCGCCGCGGATCCTGACGTGGCCGGCCCGGACGAGGGGCTCCAGCGCGGCGGCGCGCCTCCCACGCCACCGGCGATGACGACACCAGCGGGTTCGGCTGCGGTCGAACAGACATCCCACGGCACGAAGCCGCCTCCGCAACTCGTCGCAAGCTTCGACGGCCTCGGCGTGGGATTCACCGGACCGCAGGGCACGGCCACCGTGCGCAATCCCTCTGACAACAGCCTCGCCGTCGGACCCAACCACATCGCGCAGATCGTGAACTCGCGGATGGCGATCTACACGAAGAAGGGCAAAACCTTCGACTCGACCGGCAAGGTGCTCTACGGCCCTGTCGCGACCAACACGATCTTCAAGGGCTTTGGTGGAGCGTGCGAGAACCGGCTCAGCGGCGACGCGGTCGTTCGCTACGATCAACTAGCCGACCGCTGGCTGTTTGTGCTTCCGGTGTTTCAACGTGGTCAAGCGCGTCCCGATCAGGCAGCGCCTGGCCGGGCTGGTCAGCCCGCGCAACAGAGCCAGCCCGGTCAATCGGGCCAGCCAGGCCGGGCAACGCAACTGTTCGTGCCGCCGCCTCCGCCACCGCCCGATCCGAATGCGCCGCCTGTTCAGCCCGGCCAACGAGGCCGGGCCGGCGCGCCCGGTCAACCGGGTCAGACGGCTGGCCCGCAGGGACCTTATTCCATGTGCTACGCGGTGAGTGTGAGTTCGGACCCGATGGGCGCGTACTACCGTTATGAATTTCTGCGGCCGCTTTTTCCCGACTATCCGCGGCCGGCGGTCTGGCCAGATGGCTATTACGTGCCGACGAGTACCGGTGACAACCGGATCTCGGAAACGATCACTACCCAGAAGCACGCGTGCGTGGCCGATCGCGCCAGGATGCTCAAAGGCGAGCCCGCCACCGAGCAATGTGTGATCATCGAAAACGTGAACTTCCTGAACAACGCAGATGTCGACGGCAAGAATCTGCCCCCGGCCGGGGCGCCGAACATCATGATGGCGGCAGGCGGCCGGCAATTGGACAAGATCATGGAAGACGATGTGATCAACGTCTGGCAGTTCCACGTCGATTGGCAGGATCCGTCGAAGACCAAGGTCACCGGTCTGGAGAAGATCGCCGTCGCGCCGTATCACTATTTATGTGACGGGCAGCTCACGTTCTGCGTGCCTCAGCCTGGCAGCGAGCGGCGGCTCGACGCTCAGGGTGACAAGATCATGGCGCGGCTCGTCTATCGCAAGGTAAACGGCCACGAGTCTATCGTTGCCGTGCACTCGGTCAATACTTCGGCCGGAGGCGGCGGCGTCCGCTGGTACGAGTTCCGGATTGGCAAGAACCGCAAGGTCAGCCTGTATCAGCAAGGCACGTATGCGCCTGAAGGCTTCTATCGCTGGATGGCCAGCCCAGCCATGGACAAGCTCGGCAACATCGGCATCGGCTATTCGTTCGGCGGCCCACCGAACTTCGCCGGTCAGCGCTTTGCGGGGCGGCTCGTCAGCGATCCCCTTGGTCAGTTGACGTTGCACGAAACCGTCCTCGCCCCTGGCGAAGGGCCGGAAGGCGGCGCGGCTGCAGGGCGTCCGGGCGCGCAGCGCTGGGAGGACTACACGCAGACCGCGATTGACCCGAGCGACGACTGCACGATCTGGTATGTCGGCGACTACGTTAAGAAAGACGCGACGAGCTATTCGAGCAAGATCGGAGCGTTCCGGTTGCCGGGGTGCGGGCGGTAGAGGCCTGTATCAGGAGCCGGGGTCCGCATTGAATCTACTGGTTGAGGAGATGCCATGGACAACAAGATTCCTCGTCGAGATTTCCTGAAGGCCGCCCCGGCCGCAGCGGGCATCCTGGCCGCAGCCCAGGTTCCTGTGCCTGGCAACGCCCCTGCGCAGCATCGATCTCCAGCCAGGCTGTCGGATGTCGATTACACTCCCGGCGCAGATTACCCGATACAGGCCAAGCATTTCTCGGAAGTAACGCTCAAAGACACCTTCTGGAAGCCGAAAATCAGCACCAATGCCGAGATTACCATTCCCTTCGAGTTTCAGAAGTTCGCGGAGACCAGGAGGCCGGTAAGCAATAACGTGCTGGAAGCAGCGATCTATTCCCTCCAGACGCACCCCGACGCGAAATTACAGGCACAGGTTGATGCCCGTATTCAGGAAATAAAGCTCGCGCAATCAGGAAGGGCAGGCAACAGCAACGGTCTTTTCGAACTCGCCGCCGCACACTATGCCGCTAAAGGCAACAGAGATTTGCTTGATATTGCGATTAAATCGGCGGATCTGATCTACAACAATTATAAGTTGGAGACGCCGCGGTTTTCCGGAGGCGAAAGGGATGCCATCAATTGCGTACAGTTATATCGGGCCACACGTGAAAAGCGGTATCTCGATCTGGCCAAGTTTTATCTCGATATACGCGGCGCTGAAAACACGGTCAACCCGAGCCGTCACAACCAATCCTACAAGCCGGTCCTGGAGCAGAGCGAGGCGGTTGGTCATGCCGTCAACGATGCCTCGCTGATGGTGTCTCTGGTAGATGTGGGCATGCTGACCGGGATCAGGGATTATTTCGATGCGGCTCATCGGATATGGCTCGATGTGGTAAACGCCAAGCTCTACGTGATCGGCGGCATTGGTTCCACTGGAAACGAGGGTTTTGGAAGGCCGTATTCTCTGCCCAATCTGTCCGCGTATTGCGAGAGTTGTGCGGCTTTTATGTTCACGACGTTCAATCACAGAATGTTTTTGGCGACAGGCGACAGCAAGTACATCGATGTGATGGAACGTACGATGTACAACAACGCCATAGACGGAGTGTCGGCTTCGGGAGACCGCTTCTTTTACGTAAACAGGCTGGCAAGTTCCGGTGACGGACGCGATCAGCGTTGGCAGCGAGCTTCTTTGGAATGTTGTCCTCCTAATCTCGTCCGGTTTCTTGCGTCCATGCCCGGGTATATTTATGCCCAGGATCAGGATGGGATCTACGTCAATTTATTTGTGTCCAGCGAGGCTTCTTTCCGCATCAACGGAAAACTCATATCTCTATCTGTGGAGAGTGAAATGCCCTGGGGCGGAAAATCGAAAATCAAGGTTTCCGCCAAAGATGGGGGAGCGGCCACCATTAAATTGAGAGTTCCCGGCTGGGCCAGGAATCAACCGGTTCCGGGAGACCTGTATTCGTACCCGGACAGGCGGGATGAACCAGTGGGGATCGCGGTAAACGGTGGCAGAGTTACGTCCGCAGTGGATAAATCAGGGTATGTTTCGCTCCACAGAAATTGGCAGGAGGGAGATGTGATGGAGATCGCATTTCCATTCGACGTCAGAAAAGTCGTCGCGCATCAAAAGGTGAGAGAAGATATCGGCAGAATGGCCGTAGAGAAGGGCCCCATCGTTTTTTGTTCCGAATGGCCTGATTGTGAAGGCGGACACGTTCTGGAATCCCTGTTTGATCCCAACGCTGAATTGAGACCCGAATTCGATAAAGAATTTTTTGGCGGAGCCTCCGTGATTCATGGGCAAGCCAGGAGGGCTACGAATCCGCTCTCTCCAGCGAGGCCTGTCAAACTCATACCCTATTACCTGTGGGCCAACCGTGGGGCGGGCGAAATGAGCGTCTGGCTGTCCGTCCGCGAATATGCGCCGGGTGACACCGGGCCGGCCGGCGGCCTGATTTTCCATGTCAATCCGAATTATGCTGCCGACGGCTGGCGATATCTCGAAGCGGCCCCCTTCGATCAGAGCGCGGGTGCCCCGTGGGGATGCTTCCGCACATTGATACCGGGGGCGCGCGGCAGCGCTGTGGGCACCGGCAGGCAGAATACCCTGGACATAATCGCTGCCTGCACGGCGCGCGGCTCGGCGGCTGATCTGTGCGCGAATTTCAGCCTGAACGGCATCAAGGGATGGTTTCTGCCGTCCATCGACGAACTGATCCAGATGTATCTCAATCTGAAGCTCGCTGGCCTGGGTGATTTCGGCGGCGTTGATATCGCTGATAACTACGGCTACTGGTCTTCGACTCAGCGCACTGCCGACATGGCGGGCCATCTCGACTTTGCCGATAATGCCCGGAGGCAGCATAGCGACGATAAGGACTTTCCGCGGCGGGTTCGGGCTATCCGCGCTTTCTGACCGATCGGGACCCCGCAGACCGGGAATAGTGCATTCTGAGCCAAAGGGATGCTCGGTTATACAACGCGACGAGAGGAGAGCATACATGTACACCAGAAACGTCTGGCCGCGAGTTTGCCTGGCGATGATGGCCTTGCTCCTTGCGCTCGCGCAGGCCCAGGTGAAGGATTACGCCGTCCATCCGGCACCGCTCGCCTCCGTTCATATCACGGATGAGTTCTGGGCACCCCGGCTCGAAATCAACCGCACCGTCACGCTCTGGCATGTCTTCAAGCAGGCGGAAGACGCCGGCGAATTCGACAACTTCGCCAAAGCCGGCGGCCTGATGGAAGGACCGTTCCGTGGCTCCTCGCCCGCGCGCGACTCCGACGCCTACAAAACGATCGAAGGCGCTGCCTATACCCTTGCCGCCCATCCCGACCTGAAGCTGGAAACGTACGTCGACAACCTGATCGCCAAAATCGTCGCCGCCCAGGAATCCGATGGATACATCTACACTGCCCGCCGTATTACCCCTCCGGCACAGATGCCCGAGATGTCCGGACCCGAACGCTGGACGCGCGAACGAACCAGTCACGAGACTTACGTGATGGGCCTCCTCTACGAATCCGGCATCGCCTGGTTTCAGGCTACCGGCAAGCACTCTCTCCTGGATGTCGCCATCAGGAATGCCAATTTTGTAAACGCCACGTTCGGTCCCGCGGAAAACCAACGGCACGACGCCTCCGGCCACGAGGAGATTGAACTCGCCCTGGTCAAGCTATATCGCGCCACGGGAGACGAGCGCTACCTGCGTCTTTCCGAGTATTTCGTCGAACAGCGCGGCCGCCGCACCCCGGGCTATGGCACTTATGCCCAGGACCACAAACCCGTGACCGACCAAACCGAAGCCGTCGGCCACGCCGTCCGCGCGGGCTATCTGTACTGCGGGGTCACGGACCTGGCCGCCCTTACGGGAAACTCCCGGTACACGCAAGCCATGGACAGCATCTGGCACAACATCGTCGACAAGCGCATGTACCTCACGGGGGGCCTCGGCGCACGCCGCAATGGTGAAGCCTTCGGCGACGATTACGAACTCCCCAACCTTACCGGGTACAACGAAACCTGCGCATCGGTCGCCAACGCCTTCTGGCAGCAGAGG from the Terriglobia bacterium genome contains:
- a CDS encoding twin-arginine translocation signal domain-containing protein, with the protein product MHDLNRRDLLKISAAAAAGAVMPPFAAAQNSARPAPSAYPEILREPDSVVAFTDDQTLPLARQGRRWISGPVVVELRPRGTDAATELAVAIEAPGVALQRVRLRWLAPMPGGTRILGDHWERSYGDLEWRGLIPERILPWYFLAAGTDAAHAYGVRTGAAALCFWQADASGISLWLDVRNGGAGVNLGSRRLDAAVIRSRHGAAGERPFQVARAFCRDLCETPRLPAAPVYGGNNWYYAYGRSSREDMLRDSDLMAELAPSLPNRPFMVIDDGWQPNRTAGPWDRGNDGFPDMPRLAEEMRKGGVRPGIWMRPLYTMAQVADSWHQQQRRAGGAARPNAKLPLDPTIPEVLGLVRQDVRRLAGWGFDMIKHDYSTFDLFGRWGSSMNADITDGGWHFADRGKTNAEIVLEFYQAIREAAGSSLVIGCNTLNHLSAGVFELQRTGDDTSGQDFNRTRRMGVNTIAFRAPQHGAFFAVDADCVPITPQIPWTLGSRWLDLVARSGTPLFVSADPRAVGAEQKEVLKRAFADAARQQPLCEPLDWLEMTVPGRWRLQGKTAEYDWFGPEGATPFPR
- a CDS encoding NPCBM/NEW2 domain-containing protein is translated as MPKQTSAQAQPAAKAEPARAWPHPIPARIRDGNNKDLFLMTLGDVRTDIADGIYDPSRDEVTLKDGSVMKNYYRDSLRVKFFKPIDKTIFPLPPSGLCTWYYYYQDINENEVKRNADWIAKNLKDYGAKYVQIDDGWQAETKEGRHGSRDWTGVDKAFPKGMAGLAAYIKSLGLTPGIWIAPHGQSNEDVVKKNPGVFMLKPDGTSVSDSWEGKWLVDPSTPETQKYMKDLFSTMVKWGYEYFKIDGQPTVVTEFNRAKAFIKTPGEIDLLYRNTLDSIRSAIGPNRYLLGCWGLPLEGMGIMNGSRTGGDVVLSWSGFFTALGPTMQSYYLHNIAWYTDPDTMLLRPPLTLDQARVWATLQGLTGQALMSSDRLMDLSEDRVELLRRVYPAVDIRPLDLFPSRQNKRIWDLKVNHLGRNYDVVGAFNFGEAKPEQIYLNWKELGIPDSGPVHVFDFWNKEYLGAWEAGMALTVPTTSCQVLTLMPSSGQIQLISTNRHITQGWIDLQSLAAGPGNSFTGKSKVIKNDPYELNFAFPRDKNFAVKTATARTAAGPLSVRITNHQGWATIRIDSPTTTEASWNIVFEPADAYRYPTQAPTGLRVDPVGLDGGNLSWGAQYYLNAGYQVYLDGTLLGYSGNTTFPLRGLDPGRTYTAEVKAIWYDGSVGPRHQKSELKFTLQSLLPNEVLLSTLDPIPAATGGRGGGRGGPGGGLTIGGKRYQGGITARGGAQVEYDVAGVFATFSALVGVDDSYNGALSFVLLGDGKELWNSGAVIKSEAPKPVNVAIAGVRRLVLRATAAGDAAPAQPQGPGQGRGGFGSQGAWLDAKISGRAAVK
- a CDS encoding glycoside hydrolase family 127 protein produces the protein MDNKIPRRDFLKAAPAAAGILAAAQVPVPGNAPAQHRSPARLSDVDYTPGADYPIQAKHFSEVTLKDTFWKPKISTNAEITIPFEFQKFAETRRPVSNNVLEAAIYSLQTHPDAKLQAQVDARIQEIKLAQSGRAGNSNGLFELAAAHYAAKGNRDLLDIAIKSADLIYNNYKLETPRFSGGERDAINCVQLYRATREKRYLDLAKFYLDIRGAENTVNPSRHNQSYKPVLEQSEAVGHAVNDASLMVSLVDVGMLTGIRDYFDAAHRIWLDVVNAKLYVIGGIGSTGNEGFGRPYSLPNLSAYCESCAAFMFTTFNHRMFLATGDSKYIDVMERTMYNNAIDGVSASGDRFFYVNRLASSGDGRDQRWQRASLECCPPNLVRFLASMPGYIYAQDQDGIYVNLFVSSEASFRINGKLISLSVESEMPWGGKSKIKVSAKDGGAATIKLRVPGWARNQPVPGDLYSYPDRRDEPVGIAVNGGRVTSAVDKSGYVSLHRNWQEGDVMEIAFPFDVRKVVAHQKVREDIGRMAVEKGPIVFCSEWPDCEGGHVLESLFDPNAELRPEFDKEFFGGASVIHGQARRATNPLSPARPVKLIPYYLWANRGAGEMSVWLSVREYAPGDTGPAGGLIFHVNPNYAADGWRYLEAAPFDQSAGAPWGCFRTLIPGARGSAVGTGRQNTLDIIAACTARGSAADLCANFSLNGIKGWFLPSIDELIQMYLNLKLAGLGDFGGVDIADNYGYWSSTQRTADMAGHLDFADNARRQHSDDKDFPRRVRAIRAF
- a CDS encoding glycoside hydrolase family 127 protein, which codes for MYTRNVWPRVCLAMMALLLALAQAQVKDYAVHPAPLASVHITDEFWAPRLEINRTVTLWHVFKQAEDAGEFDNFAKAGGLMEGPFRGSSPARDSDAYKTIEGAAYTLAAHPDLKLETYVDNLIAKIVAAQESDGYIYTARRITPPAQMPEMSGPERWTRERTSHETYVMGLLYESGIAWFQATGKHSLLDVAIRNANFVNATFGPAENQRHDASGHEEIELALVKLYRATGDERYLRLSEYFVEQRGRRTPGYGTYAQDHKPVTDQTEAVGHAVRAGYLYCGVTDLAALTGNSRYTQAMDSIWHNIVDKRMYLTGGLGARRNGEAFGDDYELPNLTGYNETCASVANAFWQQRLFLLHRDAKYIDVLERVLYNGVLGGVSLSGDRFFYTNVLESDGARSRSTRMPWFAWPCCPTNITRIMPSIPGYVYATGADTAYVNLFIGGSADLKVGEGASAETLRLTQETRYPWDGRIRISVTPAAPFEFTLNIRIPGWAQGKPVPGDLYRYAEKEVPAVTLSVNGRAVSLTMQKGYAVLRRAWKPGDTIELNLPMPIHRVLANQGIEADRGRVALERGPLVYCVEGTDNGGRARTLALPADAELIAEYRKNLLGGITVVRAQSTAASPFTAIPYYAWSNRGDGEMCVWLPAK